One part of the Sorangiineae bacterium MSr11954 genome encodes these proteins:
- a CDS encoding porin codes for MILRASAAEAQQPIPEPVVPAPAPPSAGTPPPSTGAPAPATPPAPPPPAPPPSSASPAPSSSVGGAPVEKSAIANLEERLDEADQRSRIAMRKLELMEEAAAAKEKARAVVKMGPGGLAVTSADGANTLALRGVLQVDGRIFVNDEHKLTDTFIVRRARPILDATLGKNFTARFMPDFGGGQTLLTDAYVDARAANEFAVTVGKFKPSVGLERLQAEQATYFVERGLPTSFVPARDVGVAVHGDLFGNRLGYSVGLFNGVVDGAATGDVDFDDSKEVTVHLYARPFASTLKDVPPPLLSGFFIGIAGTRGEKTGTAANPYLPQYRTTGQNVFYSYIADASATAPAGSTAVAAGVHNRLTGHIYVPIGPFALLGEYVASQQRVARLASSRLLTHQAWSVTGVLALTGEDARFEGIAPKHPFDLSEGHVGAIELVARYGGVEMDRDSYNDFSLDTRSARAASELGAGLNWYLTRNYRVTGDYFYTEFRSGGASAAGGRRDLEQVFLLRNQVAF; via the coding sequence ATGATTCTGCGTGCGTCGGCGGCGGAGGCGCAGCAGCCGATTCCTGAGCCCGTAGTTCCGGCACCGGCCCCGCCCTCTGCTGGAACACCTCCTCCGTCTACTGGAGCGCCAGCCCCGGCAACTCCGCCTGCGCCTCCTCCTCCCGCTCCTCCTCCTTCGAGCGCGAGCCCGGCGCCTTCTTCTTCTGTGGGCGGCGCTCCCGTCGAGAAGTCGGCCATCGCCAACTTGGAGGAGCGGCTCGACGAAGCGGATCAGCGCTCGCGGATCGCGATGCGAAAGCTCGAGCTCATGGAGGAGGCGGCAGCGGCCAAAGAGAAGGCGCGCGCCGTCGTCAAGATGGGCCCAGGAGGCTTGGCCGTAACATCGGCGGATGGGGCCAACACCTTGGCGTTGCGCGGTGTCCTTCAGGTCGACGGGCGCATCTTCGTCAACGATGAGCACAAGCTGACCGACACGTTCATCGTCCGGCGCGCGCGCCCCATCCTCGATGCCACGCTCGGAAAGAACTTCACGGCGCGCTTCATGCCCGACTTCGGCGGCGGGCAGACGCTCCTCACCGATGCCTATGTCGACGCCCGGGCCGCGAACGAGTTCGCGGTAACGGTCGGCAAGTTCAAGCCGTCGGTGGGGCTCGAGCGGCTGCAGGCCGAGCAGGCCACGTACTTCGTGGAGCGCGGCTTGCCGACATCGTTCGTGCCCGCGCGCGACGTGGGCGTGGCGGTGCACGGCGATCTTTTCGGCAACCGGCTCGGTTACTCGGTGGGCCTCTTCAACGGTGTCGTCGATGGCGCTGCCACGGGCGATGTCGACTTCGATGACTCGAAGGAGGTCACGGTCCACCTTTATGCGCGGCCCTTCGCGAGCACGTTGAAGGACGTCCCGCCCCCGCTGCTCTCGGGGTTCTTCATCGGCATCGCGGGCACGCGCGGCGAGAAGACGGGCACGGCCGCCAACCCCTACCTTCCCCAGTACCGAACCACTGGGCAGAACGTCTTTTACTCGTACATCGCGGATGCTTCGGCCACCGCGCCCGCGGGTTCGACGGCCGTGGCCGCCGGTGTTCACAACCGGCTCACCGGCCACATCTACGTGCCGATTGGCCCCTTCGCGCTCCTCGGCGAATACGTCGCCTCACAACAGCGCGTGGCGCGCCTGGCCTCATCGAGGCTCCTCACGCACCAAGCGTGGAGCGTCACGGGGGTGCTTGCGCTCACCGGCGAAGACGCCAGGTTCGAAGGGATTGCTCCGAAGCATCCGTTCGACCTCTCCGAGGGTCATGTGGGCGCCATCGAGCTGGTGGCACGCTATGGCGGGGTCGAGATGGATCGCGACTCGTACAACGATTTTTCGCTCGACACCCGATCCGCACGGGCCGCATCGGAGCTCGGCGCCGGGCTCAATTGGTACCTGACGAGGAATTATCGCGTGACCGGTGACTATTTCTATACCGAGTTCCGCTCGGGAGGGGCCTCGGCGGCAGGCGGGCGTCGCGACCTCGAACAAGTCTTCCTACTTCGCAACCAAGTCGCCTTTTAG
- the cysW gene encoding sulfate ABC transporter permease subunit CysW, with translation MIRVLLIALALALVALLLGVPLYVVFHEAFASGWSAYVDSLKEPDTRDAIVLSLTVIALVVPLNTVFGVAAAYVTSRFAFPGKRFLAAIIDLPLTVSPVVAGLVFVLLFGSQGLFGGVLQRHDIKVIFALPGIVLATAFVTFPLVARELAPAMEAQSADQEEAAMLLGASGWTTFWRITLPRVRGALTYGVVLCTARALGEFGAVSVVSGHIRGSTNTLPLHVEVLYNDYAFAAAFAVSSLLVGVTFVNLVARSIWK, from the coding sequence ATGATCCGGGTGCTGCTCATCGCCCTGGCGCTCGCGCTGGTCGCGCTGCTGCTCGGCGTGCCGCTCTACGTGGTCTTTCACGAGGCGTTCGCCAGCGGCTGGAGCGCCTATGTGGACTCCTTGAAGGAGCCCGACACGCGCGACGCGATCGTGCTCAGCCTGACGGTGATCGCGCTGGTGGTGCCGCTCAACACGGTGTTCGGCGTGGCGGCGGCGTACGTCACCAGCCGGTTTGCCTTTCCCGGCAAGAGGTTTCTGGCGGCCATCATCGATCTGCCGCTCACGGTGTCACCGGTGGTGGCGGGCCTGGTGTTCGTGCTCCTCTTCGGGAGCCAGGGGCTCTTCGGCGGCGTCCTGCAGCGCCACGACATCAAGGTCATCTTCGCGCTACCCGGCATCGTGCTCGCCACGGCCTTCGTCACCTTCCCGCTGGTGGCGCGCGAGCTCGCGCCGGCCATGGAAGCGCAGTCGGCCGACCAAGAGGAGGCGGCGATGCTCCTCGGCGCATCGGGCTGGACGACCTTCTGGCGGATCACCTTGCCGCGGGTGCGCGGGGCGCTCACCTATGGCGTGGTGCTCTGCACGGCGCGCGCGCTGGGCGAGTTCGGCGCCGTCTCCGTGGTGTCGGGGCACATTCGCGGGTCGACCAACACGCTGCCGCTCCACGTCGAGGTCCTCTACAACGACTACGCGTTCGCGGCGGCCTTCGCCGTTTCGTCCCTGCTCGTGGGGGTCACCTTCGTCAACCTCGTCGCGAGGAGCATATGGAAGTAA
- a CDS encoding RES family NAD+ phosphorylase, translating to MLILWRICRRKYGTTAFSGEGAKLAGGRWNRKGTRISYCGGSLALAALEMLVHVDVNELPGDLVCLRAAVPDEVSFEQIDVTKLPRNWRATPAPDALKDIGTDWVVRGSSAVLAVPSAIIPSEMNYLVNPAHADFERVAVGLPEPFGFDPRLRRPTAPPPTPPKVIKLPKGTRTRASSKKR from the coding sequence ATGCTCATTCTCTGGCGCATCTGCCGTCGCAAGTATGGAACGACGGCGTTCAGCGGCGAGGGCGCGAAGCTCGCCGGCGGACGCTGGAACCGCAAGGGCACCCGCATCTCGTACTGCGGTGGAAGCCTTGCGCTCGCGGCGCTGGAGATGCTCGTCCACGTCGATGTCAATGAGCTCCCCGGCGATCTCGTATGCCTGCGCGCCGCGGTTCCGGACGAGGTGTCGTTCGAGCAAATCGACGTCACCAAGTTGCCACGGAACTGGCGGGCGACCCCTGCACCGGATGCGTTGAAGGACATTGGAACCGACTGGGTGGTACGCGGCTCGAGCGCAGTGCTCGCGGTACCGTCGGCCATTATCCCGTCGGAAATGAACTACTTGGTCAATCCAGCACACGCGGATTTCGAACGTGTTGCCGTGGGGTTGCCGGAACCTTTCGGGTTCGATCCGCGGCTTCGTCGCCCGACAGCGCCCCCGCCCACTCCGCCAAAGGTCATCAAGTTACCGAAGGGCACCCGGACCCGAGCTTCGTCGAAAAAGAGATAG
- a CDS encoding ATP-binding protein produces MSGNTAKQTDGLVDALNAQLEEALERDTEATISLGSAGAGDEPAMRALEARLNQLLDMARRKSISKHPLAAEHKKLNFLFDSIVDNVPIMLFVKDAADGRLLLYNKAGETLLGKNREELVGKTDYEITPENADFFRAKDREVLEGRKLVAVDERMGTPSGEERWLYTKKIPLLDETGEPRYLLGISEDITDRKRAEQELLRAKEAAEAAARAKGEFLANVSHELRTPLTLILGPLDSLLAGEAGALAPEVIQRLERVRRNTARLNGLVSDLLDFSKLEAGKTTVHWRSVAVAEVVSHVVEDARPVAEQRGITLRGPAPDTDPGSVPLDPRMFEKIVLNLVGNALKFTPSGGSIDVLLTRCDEGIELRVTDTGIGIPADKIPLLFQRFTQLDSSASRRYEGTGIGLALVKEFAEQMGGTVGVESEPGKGSSFFVHLPKNADQITLLGVGFDDAEESVSQPPARFGAFAAMRDARDGRETRDSSTPPIAYTGKPRLILAEDNVDMRAYVSELLGAQYDVVAVENGRLALESARRYLPDVVVSDVMMPEMNGFELVAALKRDPVLKQVPVILLTARAGKEAVASGLEEGGADDYLTKPFSPAELRARIAASRRLHQAYQDLALRMDELVATRDQLVEAEKLSLAGRLGRAVAGELRQPLASLSASLATTFSPSSDAARALTRVAELVSGLERLAEPPRTSLRERTDVAKLVRSILVEVGADSAIVPSQAGHELVTAVSGDDLRLALKSVFSFLHRAPTRVSRRSPIAVHLHEEAGQPCITISDTSIDIRPDETERLLDPHVVLASDSGHSLELDTGLTIASQVLRRNGAELRVLSPAVGGIAFQFSLQPGDESDAN; encoded by the coding sequence ATGAGCGGCAACACAGCGAAGCAAACGGACGGATTGGTCGACGCGCTGAACGCGCAGCTCGAAGAGGCCCTGGAGCGCGACACCGAGGCGACCATTTCACTTGGCTCTGCCGGCGCCGGAGACGAGCCGGCCATGCGGGCGCTCGAAGCGAGGCTCAATCAGCTGCTCGACATGGCCCGCCGCAAGAGCATCAGCAAGCACCCGCTGGCCGCCGAGCACAAGAAGCTGAACTTCCTGTTCGATTCCATAGTCGACAACGTGCCCATCATGCTCTTCGTGAAAGACGCGGCCGACGGCAGGCTCTTGCTCTACAACAAGGCGGGCGAGACGCTCCTCGGCAAGAACCGTGAGGAGCTGGTCGGCAAGACCGACTACGAGATCACCCCCGAGAACGCGGACTTCTTCCGGGCCAAGGATCGCGAGGTGCTCGAGGGTCGCAAGCTGGTGGCCGTCGACGAGCGCATGGGCACCCCGTCCGGCGAGGAGCGCTGGCTCTACACGAAGAAGATCCCGCTGCTCGACGAGACCGGCGAGCCGAGGTACCTGCTCGGCATCTCCGAGGACATCACCGATCGAAAGCGCGCCGAGCAAGAGCTGCTCCGCGCCAAGGAGGCCGCCGAAGCCGCCGCCCGCGCCAAAGGCGAGTTCTTGGCCAATGTCAGCCACGAGCTGCGCACGCCGCTGACCTTGATCCTGGGGCCGCTCGATTCGCTCTTGGCAGGCGAAGCCGGCGCGCTCGCCCCCGAGGTGATCCAAAGGCTGGAGCGCGTGCGCCGCAACACCGCGCGCCTCAATGGGCTGGTCTCCGACTTGCTCGACTTCTCCAAGCTGGAGGCGGGTAAGACCACGGTCCATTGGCGCTCCGTTGCCGTGGCCGAGGTGGTCTCGCACGTGGTGGAGGACGCGCGGCCCGTCGCCGAGCAGCGCGGGATCACCCTCCGCGGTCCGGCGCCGGACACCGATCCGGGGAGCGTCCCGCTCGATCCGCGGATGTTCGAGAAGATCGTCCTCAACTTGGTCGGCAACGCGCTCAAGTTCACGCCGTCGGGCGGCAGCATCGACGTGCTGCTCACCCGCTGCGACGAGGGCATCGAGCTTCGCGTGACCGATACGGGCATCGGGATCCCGGCCGATAAGATCCCGCTCCTCTTCCAGCGCTTCACGCAGCTCGACAGCTCCGCATCCCGACGGTACGAGGGCACGGGCATCGGGCTGGCGCTCGTCAAAGAGTTCGCGGAGCAGATGGGCGGAACCGTCGGCGTGGAGAGCGAGCCCGGGAAGGGATCGTCGTTCTTCGTGCACCTCCCGAAGAACGCGGACCAGATCACATTGCTCGGGGTGGGGTTCGACGATGCGGAGGAGTCGGTCTCGCAGCCGCCGGCGCGCTTCGGTGCCTTCGCCGCCATGCGTGATGCGCGCGATGGTCGCGAGACGCGCGATTCGAGCACGCCGCCCATCGCGTACACGGGGAAGCCGCGGCTGATTCTGGCCGAGGACAACGTGGATATGCGCGCCTACGTGTCGGAGCTCTTGGGGGCGCAGTACGACGTGGTCGCGGTCGAGAATGGGCGGCTGGCGCTGGAGTCGGCCCGGAGGTACTTGCCCGACGTCGTCGTCTCCGACGTGATGATGCCGGAGATGAACGGGTTCGAGCTGGTCGCGGCGCTCAAGCGCGATCCGGTGCTCAAGCAGGTGCCGGTGATCCTCCTCACGGCGCGCGCGGGCAAAGAGGCGGTCGCCTCGGGGCTCGAGGAGGGCGGCGCCGACGATTACCTGACCAAGCCGTTCTCCCCGGCCGAGCTCCGCGCGCGCATCGCCGCCTCCCGCCGTTTGCACCAGGCTTACCAGGATCTGGCGCTGCGCATGGACGAGCTGGTCGCGACGCGCGATCAGCTGGTGGAGGCCGAAAAGCTCTCCCTGGCCGGGCGCCTGGGTCGCGCGGTCGCGGGCGAGCTTCGCCAGCCGCTCGCGAGCTTGAGCGCCTCCTTGGCCACCACCTTCTCGCCCTCGTCGGACGCGGCCCGCGCGCTCACCCGGGTCGCCGAGCTGGTCTCGGGCCTCGAGCGCCTCGCCGAACCGCCGCGGACCTCGCTGCGCGAGCGCACCGACGTGGCCAAGCTGGTTCGCTCCATCCTGGTGGAGGTGGGGGCAGACTCGGCCATCGTTCCTTCGCAGGCCGGTCACGAGCTCGTGACCGCCGTTTCGGGCGACGACCTGCGGCTCGCGCTGAAGAGCGTCTTTTCCTTCCTGCACCGCGCCCCCACCCGGGTCTCGCGCCGCTCGCCCATCGCGGTGCACCTGCACGAGGAGGCGGGTCAGCCTTGCATCACCATCTCCGATACGTCGATCGATATCCGCCCGGACGAAACGGAGCGGCTGCTCGATCCCCACGTGGTGCTCGCCTCCGACTCGGGGCACTCGCTGGAGCTCGACACGGGTCTGACCATCGCCAGCCAGGTTCTACGGCGCAACGGCGCTGAGCTTCGCGTGCTCTCCCCAGCGGTCGGAGGCATCGCGTTCCAGTTTTCGCTTCAACCCGGGGACGAATCCGACGCAAACTGA
- the glmU gene encoding bifunctional UDP-N-acetylglucosamine diphosphorylase/glucosamine-1-phosphate N-acetyltransferase GlmU yields MERTAAVILAAGQGTRMKSELPKVMHTLAGRPLIYFPVRAALDAGCAEVIVVVGHGREHVSSYLAKTFGDRVRTAVQESQRGTGDAAKSGLDAVDATRDNCDAALVFYGDAPLLAAADLSQVARAFQEDARCTLALATCEVADPHGYGRILRDERGDIVEIREHRDLRTDAERAVREINPGIFIAKLDFWHTALAELRPNNAQGELYLTDVVSFARGSNQLVRTAPSRDEVLLGVNDRQQLIEAEIAIHERIARDLRRSGVTVRAGARIDEGVRIGHDTVIETGVVLRGNTVIGARATIDVGCVLTNVVVDDGAVLKPYSVLADSHVGPRAQVGPFSHVRPDSDIGEEAHVGNFVETKKTRLGRGAKANHLAYLGDGVVGAAANIGAGTIFCNYDGYRKHTTVIGEGAFIGSDSQIVAPVTIGDGAYVATGTTVTRDVPSDALAISRVRQENKEGYAVRLRARLKPVKKDPDGSKT; encoded by the coding sequence ATGGAACGCACGGCCGCGGTCATCCTGGCCGCGGGCCAAGGCACGCGGATGAAGAGCGAGCTCCCCAAGGTGATGCACACCCTGGCGGGCCGCCCGCTAATTTACTTTCCTGTGCGCGCCGCGCTCGATGCGGGGTGCGCCGAGGTGATCGTCGTGGTGGGCCACGGTCGCGAGCATGTCTCGTCGTACCTGGCGAAGACCTTCGGCGATCGCGTGCGCACGGCAGTGCAAGAGTCGCAGCGCGGCACGGGCGACGCCGCCAAGTCCGGCCTCGACGCGGTCGACGCAACCCGCGACAACTGCGACGCCGCCCTGGTCTTCTACGGCGACGCCCCGCTGCTCGCCGCGGCCGACCTGAGCCAGGTCGCGCGGGCCTTCCAGGAAGATGCGCGCTGCACCTTGGCGCTGGCCACCTGCGAGGTCGCCGATCCGCACGGCTACGGCCGCATCCTGCGCGATGAACGCGGCGACATCGTGGAGATCCGCGAGCACCGCGATCTGCGGACCGATGCCGAGCGCGCCGTGCGTGAAATCAACCCGGGCATCTTCATCGCCAAGCTGGATTTTTGGCACACCGCCCTGGCCGAGCTCCGCCCCAACAACGCGCAGGGCGAGCTCTATCTGACCGATGTCGTCTCCTTCGCGCGCGGCTCGAACCAGCTCGTGCGCACCGCCCCTTCGCGCGACGAAGTGCTCCTCGGCGTCAACGACCGCCAGCAGCTGATCGAGGCGGAGATCGCCATCCACGAGCGCATCGCGCGCGATCTGCGCCGCTCGGGCGTGACGGTTCGCGCGGGCGCGCGCATCGACGAGGGCGTTCGCATCGGCCACGACACGGTGATCGAAACGGGCGTGGTGCTCCGCGGGAACACGGTCATCGGCGCGCGCGCGACCATCGACGTGGGCTGCGTCCTCACCAACGTGGTCGTCGACGACGGCGCCGTGCTCAAGCCGTACTCGGTGCTCGCCGATTCGCACGTGGGCCCGCGCGCGCAAGTCGGTCCCTTTTCGCACGTCCGCCCCGACAGCGACATCGGCGAGGAGGCCCACGTCGGCAACTTCGTGGAGACGAAAAAGACGCGCCTCGGCCGTGGCGCCAAGGCGAACCACCTCGCCTACCTGGGCGACGGCGTGGTAGGCGCCGCCGCGAACATCGGCGCCGGCACCATTTTCTGCAATTACGACGGCTACCGCAAACACACCACCGTCATCGGCGAGGGCGCCTTCATCGGCAGCGACTCCCAGATCGTGGCCCCCGTCACCATCGGCGACGGCGCCTATGTTGCCACCGGCACCACCGTCACCCGCGATGTCCCTTCGGACGCACTCGCGATCTCGCGCGTCCGCCAAGAGAACAAAGAGGGCTACGCCGTGCGCCTTCGCGCGCGTCTGAAGCCCGTCAAGAAGGACCCCGACGGATCGAAAACATGA
- a CDS encoding sulfate ABC transporter substrate-binding protein — protein sequence MKPIVRNSLLLIGVLAITLAYVAQSALAGDGSLLNVSYDPTREFYQEYNAAFAKHWQQKSGKSVSVRQSHGGSGKQARSVIDGLEADVVTLALAYDIQEIAERGKLLPDNWQSRLPNNSSPYTSTIVFLVRKGNPRGIKDWPDLLKPGTSVVTPSPKTSGGARWNYLAAWGYALKQNGGNEAAARDFVTQLYRNVPVLDSGARGATITFVKHGIGHVLIAWENEALLAINEMGKDNFEIVVPSTSILAEPPVAVVDKNVDKHGTRAQAEEYVKYLYSDEGQEIAARRYYRPRNPAVFAKYAARFPAVKLFTVDDTFGGWTKTQKVHFADGGIFDQIYQPK from the coding sequence ATGAAGCCAATCGTCCGAAACAGTCTCCTCCTCATCGGCGTGCTCGCGATCACGTTGGCCTATGTGGCCCAATCTGCGCTCGCGGGCGACGGCTCCTTGCTCAACGTCTCCTACGATCCTACGCGGGAGTTCTACCAAGAGTACAACGCGGCGTTTGCGAAGCACTGGCAGCAAAAGTCGGGCAAGTCCGTCTCCGTCCGTCAATCGCATGGAGGCTCGGGCAAGCAAGCGCGCTCGGTGATCGACGGCCTCGAGGCCGACGTGGTCACCCTGGCGCTGGCCTACGACATTCAAGAGATCGCCGAACGCGGTAAGCTCCTGCCCGACAACTGGCAGTCGCGCCTGCCGAACAACAGCTCGCCGTACACCTCGACCATCGTCTTCTTGGTGCGCAAGGGCAACCCGCGCGGAATCAAGGATTGGCCCGATCTGCTCAAGCCGGGCACGTCGGTGGTGACGCCCAGCCCGAAGACCTCGGGCGGTGCGCGCTGGAACTACTTGGCGGCCTGGGGCTACGCGCTCAAGCAAAACGGCGGCAACGAAGCGGCCGCGCGCGACTTCGTGACCCAGCTCTATCGCAACGTCCCGGTGCTCGACTCGGGCGCGCGCGGCGCGACGATCACCTTCGTCAAGCACGGCATCGGACACGTGCTCATCGCTTGGGAGAACGAAGCGCTGCTGGCCATCAACGAGATGGGCAAGGACAACTTCGAGATCGTGGTGCCGTCGACCAGCATCCTGGCGGAGCCGCCGGTGGCGGTGGTCGACAAGAACGTCGACAAGCACGGCACGCGCGCCCAGGCGGAAGAGTACGTGAAGTACCTCTACAGCGACGAGGGTCAGGAGATCGCGGCCCGCCGCTACTACCGCCCGCGCAACCCCGCCGTCTTCGCCAAGTACGCCGCGCGCTTCCCGGCCGTGAAGCTCTTCACCGTCGACGACACCTTCGGCGGCTGGACCAAGACGCAGAAGGTGCACTTCGCCGACGGCGGCATCTTCGACCAGATCTACCAGCCTAAATAG
- a CDS encoding DUF2384 domain-containing protein, producing MARVEALTKLLGGKQVLGRTVTSRFELVPLVREGLPYQALEAITRKLDLSVDATTKSLQLPKRTLSRRKKSQRLDALQSERVLRLAHVATRATEILGSETRARSWLLAENRALGGDRPIDLLDTDIGTQAVEDVLVRVEHGVFS from the coding sequence ATGGCACGAGTAGAAGCCCTCACCAAGCTCCTGGGCGGCAAGCAGGTGCTCGGTCGAACCGTTACCTCGCGATTCGAGCTCGTTCCCCTGGTCCGTGAGGGCCTTCCCTATCAAGCGCTCGAAGCGATCACCCGCAAGCTCGATTTATCCGTGGACGCCACGACCAAGTCGTTGCAGCTCCCCAAGCGCACGCTCTCACGAAGAAAAAAATCGCAGCGGCTCGATGCGCTTCAATCCGAACGGGTGCTCCGCCTCGCGCACGTCGCCACGCGGGCCACCGAAATATTGGGAAGCGAAACGCGCGCACGAAGCTGGCTGCTCGCGGAAAATCGCGCGCTCGGCGGCGACAGACCCATCGATTTGTTGGATACGGACATCGGAACACAAGCCGTGGAAGACGTGCTCGTGCGGGTCGAGCACGGCGTGTTCAGCTAG
- the cysT gene encoding sulfate ABC transporter permease subunit CysT, translated as MIAAARVQRKTLPGFRLTMGFTLLYLALIVIVPLSSLFGKTQALGLGALWDALTSARVLAAFRLSVGAAILAAIIDSVAGLLIAWVLVRYDFFGKRLMEALIDIPLALPTAVAGIALTTAYSEHGVLGRHLAERGIPVAFTPLGVTVALVFVGLPFAVRAVQPVLADVEIELEEAAASLGATRTQIFRRVTFPLILPAIVSGAAQAFARAVGEYGSVVFISGNMPMKTEIVPLLIVSKLEQYDYAGATALAAAMLLLSLGLLILLHRLQGAIQVGGDHT; from the coding sequence ATGATCGCCGCGGCTCGAGTTCAGCGCAAGACGCTGCCGGGGTTTCGCCTGACCATGGGCTTTACCCTGCTGTACCTCGCGCTCATCGTCATCGTGCCGCTCTCTTCGCTGTTCGGAAAGACGCAGGCGCTCGGCCTGGGCGCCCTCTGGGACGCGCTCACCTCGGCACGTGTGCTGGCCGCGTTCCGCCTGAGCGTGGGCGCGGCCATCCTCGCGGCCATCATCGACTCGGTCGCGGGGCTTCTGATCGCGTGGGTGCTGGTTCGCTACGACTTCTTCGGAAAGCGCCTGATGGAGGCGCTGATCGACATTCCGCTGGCGCTCCCCACGGCGGTGGCGGGCATCGCGCTCACCACCGCCTATTCGGAGCATGGGGTGCTGGGACGCCACCTGGCGGAGCGCGGGATCCCCGTCGCCTTCACCCCGCTGGGGGTCACGGTCGCCCTGGTCTTCGTGGGGCTCCCCTTTGCGGTGCGCGCGGTTCAGCCCGTGCTGGCCGACGTCGAGATCGAGCTGGAGGAGGCGGCCGCATCGCTGGGCGCGACCCGCACGCAAATCTTCCGCCGCGTCACCTTTCCGCTGATCCTGCCGGCCATCGTATCCGGTGCGGCGCAGGCGTTCGCGCGGGCGGTGGGTGAGTACGGCTCGGTGGTCTTCATCTCCGGCAACATGCCGATGAAGACGGAGATCGTGCCGCTCCTCATCGTGAGCAAGCTCGAACAATACGACTACGCGGGGGCCACCGCGCTGGCGGCGGCGATGCTCCTTCTGTCGCTCGGGCTCTTGATCCTCCTGCACCGCCTCCAAGGCGCCATTCAAGTGGGCGGAGATCACACATGA
- a CDS encoding ABC transporter ATP-binding protein: MEVKLVGVHKSFGKHPVLRGVDLKVEEGEIVALLGPSGCGKTTLLRIVAGLESPDSGEVLVGTKDPGGKPVVGFVFQHYALFPHMTVFENIAFGLRVRKRSARLPEADIRKRVDQLLALIRLEHLASSRPTQLSGGQRQRVALARALAVDPAVLLLDEPFGALDTSVRKELRRWLKKLHEELKVTSILVTHDQDEAIEVADRLAVINHGVLEQVGTPHEVYCRPASAFVSTFLGDANVVQGVIRSGSVRAADLTLTLNGSANGAVDGRKATVVIRPHDLELLRAVESGGYRDEDSGLVATVRRVRNTGPLIRVDLLTQGGLSLEAQLLETVPLEVDAQVSVRVRAHRLFVD, translated from the coding sequence ATGGAAGTAAAGCTCGTTGGTGTTCACAAGTCCTTCGGCAAACACCCGGTGCTCCGCGGCGTCGATCTCAAGGTCGAAGAGGGGGAGATCGTGGCCCTGCTCGGCCCCTCGGGCTGCGGAAAGACGACCCTCCTGCGCATCGTGGCCGGGCTCGAGTCGCCCGACTCCGGCGAGGTGCTCGTCGGCACGAAAGACCCCGGGGGTAAGCCCGTGGTCGGCTTCGTGTTCCAACACTACGCCCTCTTTCCGCACATGACGGTGTTCGAGAACATCGCCTTCGGTCTGCGCGTTCGAAAGCGCAGCGCGCGCCTCCCCGAGGCCGACATCCGCAAGCGCGTGGACCAGCTCCTCGCCTTGATCCGCCTGGAGCACCTGGCCTCCTCCCGCCCCACGCAGCTCTCCGGCGGGCAACGTCAGCGCGTGGCCCTGGCCCGCGCGCTCGCCGTCGACCCCGCGGTGCTCCTGCTCGACGAGCCCTTTGGCGCCCTCGATACATCGGTGCGCAAAGAGCTCCGTCGCTGGCTCAAGAAGCTGCACGAGGAGCTCAAGGTCACGAGCATCCTGGTGACGCACGATCAAGACGAGGCCATCGAGGTCGCCGATCGGCTGGCGGTGATCAACCACGGTGTGCTCGAGCAAGTGGGCACGCCGCACGAGGTCTATTGCCGGCCCGCGAGCGCGTTCGTGAGCACGTTCCTAGGCGATGCCAATGTCGTGCAGGGCGTCATTCGCTCGGGCAGCGTGCGCGCCGCCGATCTGACCCTCACCTTGAACGGCTCCGCGAACGGCGCCGTCGATGGTCGCAAGGCGACGGTAGTCATTCGTCCACATGATCTCGAGCTTCTGCGTGCCGTGGAGTCGGGCGGATACCGCGACGAGGACTCCGGACTGGTCGCCACCGTGCGGCGGGTGCGCAACACGGGCCCCCTGATAAGGGTCGATTTACTCACCCAAGGGGGCTTGTCGCTCGAGGCTCAGCTGCTCGAAACGGTGCCTCTCGAGGTGGATGCGCAGGTCTCAGTACGTGTGCGTGCACATCGCCTTTTCGTCGATTGA